One region of Streptomyces rishiriensis genomic DNA includes:
- a CDS encoding MFS transporter — translation MTPSPSSSPRPAPAPASSPSPASSLPDSASGHPRRWLILGVICLAQLTVLLDNTVLNVAIPSLTRELDAATADIQWMINAYSLVQAGLLLTAGSAADRYGRRKMLVAGLALFGIGSLAAGLSETTAQLIAARAGMGVGGALLFTTTLAVVMQVFVPEEQPKAIGIWAAVNSLGFATGPLIGGFVLNHFWWGAIFLINLPVAALGLVAVVALVPETKNPQGDRPDLFGAFLSTVGMTSLVFAIISGPSHGWTSSRVLVSAGLAVVVLALFAYWEARIPYPMLDLAFFRDRRFTGAVAGAVLVTFGMGGALFLLTQQLQFVLGYGPLEAGLRTAPLALTVVALNFTGLSAKVMTRLGGPVSVLVGMALVAGGLTAIATLAPGGYPGMLAGLLLIGAGTSVASPAMAYAIMSSIPPAKAGVGAGVNGTLAEFGTGLGVAVLGAVLNARFAAVSLPVALAAADSVAEKARVIDSFSSGLEVSLLIGAAAVLLGGVVAAALLTRAEREKASPVPATP, via the coding sequence ATGACCCCCTCCCCGTCCTCCTCCCCGCGCCCGGCCCCGGCCCCGGCCTCGTCCCCGTCCCCGGCCTCGTCCCTGCCGGACAGCGCCTCGGGCCACCCCCGGCGCTGGCTGATCCTCGGTGTCATCTGCCTCGCGCAGCTCACCGTGCTCCTCGACAACACCGTCCTGAACGTCGCGATCCCCTCGCTCACCCGGGAGCTGGACGCGGCCACCGCCGACATCCAGTGGATGATCAACGCGTACTCGCTGGTGCAGGCCGGTCTGCTGCTCACCGCCGGCAGCGCCGCCGATCGCTACGGCCGCAGGAAGATGCTGGTCGCGGGCCTGGCGCTGTTCGGCATCGGTTCGCTGGCGGCGGGCCTGTCGGAGACCACCGCCCAGCTGATCGCGGCGCGGGCCGGTATGGGGGTGGGCGGGGCGCTGCTGTTCACCACCACCCTCGCCGTGGTGATGCAGGTCTTCGTGCCCGAGGAGCAGCCGAAGGCGATCGGCATCTGGGCCGCGGTGAACTCGCTCGGCTTCGCCACCGGGCCGCTCATCGGCGGCTTCGTGCTCAACCACTTCTGGTGGGGCGCGATCTTCCTGATCAACCTGCCGGTGGCGGCGCTGGGCCTGGTGGCCGTCGTCGCCCTGGTTCCCGAGACGAAGAACCCGCAGGGCGACCGTCCCGACCTGTTCGGCGCGTTCCTGTCGACCGTCGGTATGACCTCGCTGGTCTTCGCGATCATCTCCGGCCCCTCGCACGGCTGGACGTCGTCACGGGTCCTGGTGAGCGCGGGGCTGGCGGTCGTCGTCCTCGCGCTCTTCGCCTACTGGGAGGCGAGGATCCCGTACCCCATGCTGGACCTGGCGTTCTTCCGCGACCGGCGGTTCACGGGCGCGGTCGCCGGCGCGGTGCTGGTCACCTTCGGGATGGGCGGCGCGCTGTTCCTGCTCACCCAGCAGCTTCAGTTCGTCCTCGGCTACGGCCCCTTGGAGGCGGGCCTGCGGACCGCGCCGCTGGCGCTGACCGTGGTCGCCCTCAACTTCACCGGACTGTCGGCGAAGGTGATGACCCGGCTCGGTGGGCCGGTGTCGGTGCTGGTGGGGATGGCGCTGGTGGCCGGCGGTCTGACGGCCATCGCCACGCTCGCCCCGGGCGGCTACCCGGGGATGCTGGCCGGGTTGCTGCTCATCGGCGCGGGGACGTCGGTCGCGAGCCCGGCGATGGCGTACGCGATCATGAGTTCGATCCCGCCGGCGAAGGCGGGGGTGGGCGCGGGCGTGAACGGGACGCTGGCGGAGTTCGGCACCGGGCTGGGGGTCGCCGTGCTCGGCGCCGTCCTGAACGCGCGGTTCGCGGCGGTGTCCCTGCCGGTGGCGCTGGCGGCGGCCGACTCGGTGGCGGAGAAGGCCCGGGTGATCGACTCGTTCTCCTCCGGGCTGGAGGTCAGCCTCCTGATCGGCGCGGCCGCCGTACTGCTGGGCGGAGTGGTGGCCGCGGCCCTGCTGACCCGGGCGGAGCGCGAGAAGGCGTCGCCGGTACCGGCCACCCCGTGA
- a CDS encoding glycosyltransferase family 39 protein, with protein sequence MTTDLDQTTAWDPPPATAPAGADPDARETAVPAPGSGEPKQPLHRRLWRGRPEDPRWARPAFLALLAATLLLYLYDLSASGYANSFYSAAVQAGSQSWKALFFGSLDAGNAITVDKPPAALWPMALSVRLFGLNSWAILVPEVLMGVGTVAVVYASVRRRFSAGAGLIAGAVLALTPVAALMFRFNNPDAMLALLMAVACYMVARALEDGRTKWLVWAGVAIGFAFLAKTLQAFLILPPLAIVYAVCAPVGLKKRFGQLAVATGALIVSGGWWVAIVELWPASSRPYIGGSQNNSFLELTFGYNGLGRLNGEETGSVGGGGGGGGTGQWGETGWDRMFNSEIGGQISWLLPAALVLLAGGLVATRKLKRTSTTRGLFLVWGGSLLITTVVFSYMAGIFHQYYTVALAPYMAAVIGMGAGLLWEKRSELWVSITLAASVVAAASWSYVLLGRTSDYLPWLKWLVLIGGLTAALGLTFAGRINRRLALAAASVGLVAALAGPTAYTVSTLQEGHTGSIVTAGPSGASMMGGGGPGGGGGGGRGGFGGGQNQNGNTQNQGQGQNQQGGGTGGFPGGGMPGQNQQNGNGGTQGQGQNQQGGPGGQTGDGGGMGGGGGVGGLLNGASVTDEAKKLLEADSGEYTWAAAAIGAQNAASYQLATGDAVMAIGGFNGTDPSPTLAQFKQYVTDGRIHYFISGGSGGGMSGGSDGTSSQITSWVTANFKKVTVGSATFYDLTQKASS encoded by the coding sequence ATGACCACCGACCTCGATCAGACGACCGCCTGGGATCCGCCGCCTGCCACGGCGCCGGCCGGCGCGGATCCCGACGCCCGGGAGACCGCCGTCCCGGCCCCCGGGTCGGGTGAGCCGAAGCAGCCCCTGCACCGCAGACTGTGGCGCGGACGCCCCGAGGACCCCCGCTGGGCGCGCCCGGCCTTCCTCGCCCTGCTGGCCGCCACCCTCCTGCTCTACCTGTACGACCTGAGCGCCTCCGGCTACGCCAACTCCTTCTACTCCGCGGCCGTCCAGGCCGGCAGCCAGAGCTGGAAGGCCCTGTTCTTCGGCTCGCTGGACGCGGGCAACGCCATCACCGTCGACAAGCCCCCGGCCGCACTGTGGCCGATGGCGCTGTCGGTCAGGCTCTTCGGCCTGAACTCGTGGGCGATCCTCGTCCCCGAGGTGCTGATGGGCGTCGGCACGGTCGCCGTCGTGTACGCCTCGGTGCGCCGCCGGTTCAGTGCCGGGGCCGGTCTGATCGCGGGCGCCGTGCTGGCGCTGACGCCGGTCGCCGCGCTGATGTTCCGGTTCAACAACCCGGACGCGATGCTGGCCCTGCTGATGGCCGTGGCCTGCTACATGGTGGCCCGCGCGCTGGAGGACGGCCGTACGAAGTGGCTGGTGTGGGCCGGCGTCGCGATCGGTTTCGCGTTCCTCGCCAAGACCCTCCAGGCCTTCCTGATCCTGCCGCCGCTGGCGATCGTGTACGCGGTGTGCGCGCCGGTGGGCCTGAAGAAGCGGTTCGGCCAGCTGGCCGTCGCCACCGGCGCGCTGATCGTGTCCGGCGGCTGGTGGGTGGCGATCGTCGAGCTGTGGCCGGCCTCCTCCCGCCCGTACATCGGCGGCTCGCAGAACAACTCCTTCCTGGAGCTGACCTTCGGCTACAACGGTCTCGGCCGCCTGAACGGCGAGGAGACCGGCAGCGTCGGCGGTGGCGGTGGCGGCGGAGGCACCGGCCAGTGGGGCGAGACCGGCTGGGACCGGATGTTCAACTCCGAGATCGGCGGCCAGATCTCCTGGCTGCTGCCGGCCGCGCTGGTCCTGCTGGCCGGCGGTCTGGTGGCCACCCGGAAGCTGAAGCGGACGTCGACGACCCGCGGCCTGTTCCTGGTGTGGGGCGGCTCGCTGCTGATCACCACGGTCGTCTTCAGCTACATGGCGGGCATCTTCCACCAGTACTACACGGTGGCCCTCGCTCCGTACATGGCGGCCGTGATCGGCATGGGCGCGGGTCTGCTGTGGGAGAAGCGGTCCGAGCTGTGGGTGTCGATCACCCTCGCGGCCTCGGTCGTCGCGGCGGCGTCCTGGTCGTACGTCCTGCTCGGCCGCACCTCCGACTACCTTCCCTGGCTGAAGTGGCTGGTGCTGATCGGCGGTCTGACCGCCGCGCTCGGCCTGACCTTCGCGGGACGGATCAACCGCCGGCTCGCCCTCGCGGCGGCCTCGGTGGGCCTGGTGGCTGCGCTGGCCGGACCGACGGCGTACACCGTCAGCACGCTCCAGGAGGGCCACACCGGTTCCATCGTGACCGCCGGTCCGTCCGGCGCGAGCATGATGGGCGGCGGCGGCCCGGGTGGCGGCGGTGGCGGTGGCCGAGGCGGGTTCGGCGGTGGCCAGAACCAGAACGGCAACACCCAGAACCAGGGCCAGGGCCAGAACCAGCAGGGCGGCGGCACCGGCGGCTTCCCCGGCGGGGGCATGCCCGGCCAGAACCAGCAGAACGGCAACGGCGGCACGCAGGGCCAGGGTCAGAACCAGCAGGGCGGTCCCGGCGGTCAGACCGGCGACGGCGGCGGCATGGGCGGCGGTGGCGGTGTCGGCGGTCTGCTCAACGGCGCCTCGGTCACCGACGAGGCCAAGAAGCTGCTGGAGGCCGACTCCGGCGAGTACACCTGGGCGGCGGCCGCGATCGGCGCCCAGAACGCCGCGAGCTACCAGCTCGCCACGGGTGACGCGGTGATGGCGATCGGCGGCTTCAACGGCACCGACCCGTCCCCGACGCTGGCGCAGTTCAAGCAGTACGTGACCGACGGCAGGATCCACTACTTCATCAGCGGTGGCTCCGGCGGCGGCATGAGCGGCGGCAGCGACGGCACGTCCTCGCAGATCACCTCCTGGGTCACGGCCAACTTCAAGAAGGTGACGGTCGGTTCGGCCACCTTCTACGACCTGACGCAGAAGGCGAGCAGCTGA
- a CDS encoding bifunctional glycosyltransferase family 2/GtrA family protein → MRTDSSPGTLPAREHLPAATAGTPVLDVVIPVYNEEKDLQPCVQRLHDHLTRTFPYSFRITIADNASTDTTPVVAQRLEARIPEVKSFRLEQKGRGRALRTVWSASDAPILAYMDVDLSTDLNALLPLVAPLISGHSDLAIGSRLARSSRVVRGPKREFISRAYNLILRGSLQARFSDAQCGFKAIRRDVAQILLPLVEDTGWFFDTEMLVLAERAGLRIHEVPVDWVDDPNSTVHIVKTATDDLKGVWRVGRALATGSLSLDRLTRPFGDDPRDRDIMDVPKGLARQLVGFCVVGGLSTLFYLLLYTVFRQFGGSQIANALALLVSAVANTAANRRLTFGVRGRGGAVKHQAQGLVVFGIGLALTSGSLFALNTATSSPAHSTELAVLIAANLAATVLRFLLFRVWVFSDRREGDEPANGVPAAPRASAAAPGASAPRASAPAPGASLPHASPPVYPTGAPQAGGPSAPLPQRHILHPHDHDTTAQFRAGEAADGTWRDATMQMLPVRRPHDTDPGDAR, encoded by the coding sequence ATGCGAACCGACTCTTCTCCCGGCACCCTGCCGGCGCGGGAGCACCTCCCGGCCGCCACAGCCGGTACGCCTGTCCTGGACGTAGTGATCCCCGTCTACAACGAGGAGAAGGACCTCCAGCCGTGCGTCCAGAGACTGCACGACCACCTGACGCGTACGTTCCCGTACTCCTTCCGCATCACGATCGCGGACAACGCGTCGACGGACACCACCCCCGTGGTGGCGCAGCGGCTGGAGGCGCGCATCCCGGAGGTCAAGAGCTTCCGGCTCGAGCAGAAGGGCCGCGGCCGTGCGCTGCGGACGGTCTGGTCGGCCTCGGACGCCCCGATCCTCGCGTACATGGACGTGGACCTGTCCACCGACCTCAACGCGCTGCTGCCGCTGGTGGCACCGCTGATCTCCGGCCACTCGGACCTGGCGATCGGCTCCCGGCTGGCCCGTAGCTCCCGTGTGGTGCGCGGGCCGAAGCGGGAGTTCATCAGCCGCGCCTACAACCTCATCCTGCGCGGCTCGCTCCAGGCCCGTTTCTCGGACGCGCAGTGCGGGTTCAAGGCGATCCGGCGTGATGTCGCACAGATTCTGCTCCCGCTGGTGGAAGACACCGGCTGGTTCTTCGACACTGAGATGCTGGTGCTCGCCGAACGTGCCGGCCTCCGTATCCACGAGGTGCCGGTCGACTGGGTCGACGACCCGAACTCCACGGTGCACATCGTGAAGACGGCGACGGACGACCTGAAGGGGGTATGGCGCGTGGGCCGGGCGCTGGCCACCGGTTCGCTCTCCCTGGACCGGCTGACCAGGCCGTTCGGTGACGACCCGCGCGACCGCGACATCATGGACGTACCCAAGGGCCTGGCCCGCCAGCTCGTCGGCTTCTGTGTCGTGGGTGGCCTCTCCACCCTCTTCTACCTGCTGCTCTACACCGTGTTCCGGCAGTTCGGCGGATCGCAGATCGCCAACGCGCTGGCGCTGCTGGTGTCGGCCGTCGCCAACACCGCCGCCAACCGCCGGCTCACCTTCGGGGTGCGCGGCCGGGGCGGGGCCGTCAAGCACCAGGCCCAGGGCCTCGTCGTCTTCGGCATCGGACTCGCGCTGACCAGCGGCTCGCTCTTCGCCCTGAACACGGCGACCTCCAGCCCCGCGCACTCCACCGAGCTGGCCGTGCTCATCGCCGCCAACCTCGCGGCGACCGTGCTGCGCTTCCTGCTCTTCCGCGTCTGGGTGTTCTCCGACCGGCGCGAGGGCGACGAGCCGGCGAACGGCGTGCCGGCCGCCCCCCGCGCCTCCGCGGCGGCCCCCGGCGCATCCGCCCCCCGGGCCTCGGCGCCGGCCCCCGGCGCATCCCTCCCCCATGCCTCCCCACCGGTGTACCCGACCGGCGCTCCGCAGGCCGGCGGCCCGTCCGCGCCGCTGCCGCAGCGGCACATCCTGCACCCGCACGACCACGACACGACCGCTCAGTTCCGCGCCGGCGAAGCCGCGGACGGCACCTGGAGGGACGCCACCATGCAGATGCTGCCGGTGCGCCGCCCCCATGACACCGACCCGGGGGACGCCCGATGA
- a CDS encoding sensor histidine kinase codes for MSGRRRPRAQKRRAGQPRTLRTRLVVVSVTLIAVVCAVIGAVTTLVLRDHLYGQLNGALKEVAARASGGPVGGPGGKGDSSAKTDGPEQQQTTRIDQFVTQGPQPGGSTLAAKVENGSITSAVVGEKKNDDNNIPQMNADPLSEAAIRALGSVAQDGKQHTVDIPGLGTYRVQYVDGNKGTYYVGLPTSDVDGTISTLILVEISLTVSGLIAATLAGTVMVSVATRPLRKVAATATRVSELPLHTGEVNLSERVPESETDPHTEVGQVGAALNRMLNHVHGALHARQESEMRVRQFVADASHELRTPLASIRGYAELTRRGREEVGPDTRHALGRIESEAGRMTFLVEDLLLLARLDAGRPLQFEQTDLVPLVIDTISDARAAGRDHVWRLELPDEPALVSADAARLQQVLVNLLANARTHTAPGTTVTARVQRRGPWLCVDVQDNGQGIPADLLPHVFERFARGDSARSRTTGSTGLGLAIVQAVATAHGGAVTVDSVPGQTVFTVHLPALAPAVPQPSPETNWQLDSQVEHSATTWVQQGA; via the coding sequence ATGAGCGGGCGACGACGGCCGCGTGCGCAGAAGAGACGAGCGGGACAGCCGCGCACCCTGCGGACGCGGCTCGTCGTCGTGTCCGTGACCCTGATCGCCGTCGTCTGCGCGGTGATCGGCGCGGTGACCACTCTGGTGCTGCGGGATCACCTGTACGGGCAGCTGAACGGCGCCCTGAAGGAGGTCGCCGCGCGTGCTTCGGGCGGGCCCGTCGGAGGCCCCGGCGGCAAGGGCGACAGCAGCGCCAAAACCGACGGGCCCGAGCAGCAGCAGACGACCCGGATCGACCAGTTCGTCACCCAGGGTCCGCAGCCCGGCGGCAGCACCCTCGCAGCGAAGGTCGAGAACGGCTCCATCACCAGCGCCGTGGTCGGCGAGAAGAAGAACGACGACAACAACATCCCGCAGATGAACGCGGACCCCCTCTCCGAAGCCGCGATCAGAGCGCTCGGCTCGGTTGCGCAGGACGGTAAGCAGCACACCGTCGACATCCCCGGGCTCGGCACGTACCGCGTCCAGTACGTCGACGGCAACAAGGGCACCTACTACGTCGGGCTCCCCACCTCCGACGTCGACGGCACGATCAGCACCCTGATCCTGGTCGAGATCAGCCTCACCGTCTCGGGCCTCATCGCCGCCACCCTCGCGGGCACCGTCATGGTCAGTGTCGCCACCCGCCCCCTCCGCAAGGTCGCCGCGACCGCCACCCGGGTCTCCGAACTCCCCCTGCACACCGGCGAGGTCAATCTCAGCGAGCGGGTGCCCGAGTCCGAGACCGACCCGCACACCGAGGTCGGACAGGTCGGAGCCGCGCTGAACCGGATGCTGAACCACGTACACGGCGCGCTGCACGCCCGCCAGGAGAGCGAGATGCGGGTCCGTCAGTTCGTCGCGGACGCCAGCCACGAGCTCCGTACGCCGCTCGCCTCCATCAGGGGATACGCCGAGCTGACCCGGCGCGGCCGGGAAGAGGTCGGACCCGACACCCGGCACGCCCTCGGGCGCATCGAGTCCGAGGCCGGCCGGATGACCTTCCTCGTCGAGGACCTGCTCCTGCTCGCCCGGCTCGACGCGGGCCGCCCCCTGCAGTTCGAGCAGACCGACCTGGTCCCGCTGGTCATCGACACCATCAGCGACGCCCGCGCCGCCGGACGCGACCACGTCTGGCGCCTCGAACTTCCCGACGAGCCCGCGCTCGTCTCCGCCGACGCGGCACGCCTTCAACAGGTTCTCGTCAACCTGCTCGCCAACGCCCGGACGCACACCGCGCCCGGTACGACCGTCACCGCACGCGTGCAGCGCCGCGGGCCGTGGCTCTGCGTGGACGTCCAGGACAACGGTCAGGGCATCCCGGCCGATCTGCTCCCGCACGTCTTCGAACGGTTCGCCCGCGGTGACTCGGCGCGCTCCCGTACCACCGGTTCGACCGGTCTCGGCCTCGCCATCGTGCAGGCCGTGGCGACCGCGCACGGCGGCGCCGTCACGGTGGACAGCGTGCCCGGACAGACGGTCTTCACCGTGCATCTGCCGGCCCTTGCCCCCGCCGTTCCCCAGCCCTCCCCCGAAACGAACTGGCAACTCGACTCACAGGTCGAGCACAGTGCCACCACATGGGTGCAACAGGGCGCCTGA
- a CDS encoding response regulator transcription factor, producing the protein MTTTSPQGRTELLRPDGSPVRVLVVDDELSITELLSMALRYEGWQIRSAGDGTGAIQTAREFRPDAVVLDMMLPDMDGLTVLGRLRRELPEVPVLFLTAKDAVEDRIAGLTAGGDDYVTKPFSLEEVVARLRGLIRRSGAADRRSDSVLVVGDLTLDEDSHEVSRAGDNIHLTATEFELLRFLMRNPRRVLSKAQILDRVWSYDFGGQANVVELYISYLRRKIDAGREPMIHTRRGAGYLIKPAVS; encoded by the coding sequence ATGACCACGACCTCGCCCCAGGGGCGCACCGAACTGCTGAGGCCGGACGGGAGCCCCGTCCGAGTGCTTGTGGTGGACGACGAGCTGTCGATCACCGAACTGCTGTCCATGGCCCTGCGCTACGAGGGATGGCAGATCCGGAGCGCGGGAGACGGCACGGGTGCCATCCAGACCGCGCGGGAGTTCCGTCCCGACGCCGTCGTCCTCGACATGATGCTCCCCGACATGGACGGGCTGACCGTCCTGGGGCGGCTGCGTCGTGAGTTGCCCGAGGTGCCGGTGCTGTTCCTGACGGCGAAGGACGCGGTCGAGGACCGGATCGCCGGCCTCACCGCCGGCGGCGACGACTACGTCACCAAGCCGTTCAGCCTCGAGGAGGTCGTGGCGCGGCTGCGTGGGCTCATCCGGCGCTCCGGCGCCGCCGACCGGCGCTCCGACTCGGTGCTCGTCGTCGGCGACCTCACCCTCGACGAGGACAGCCACGAGGTGTCGCGGGCCGGGGACAACATCCACCTGACCGCCACCGAGTTCGAGCTGCTGCGCTTCCTCATGCGCAACCCGCGGCGCGTGCTCAGCAAGGCCCAGATACTCGACCGCGTCTGGTCGTACGACTTCGGCGGTCAGGCCAACGTCGTCGAGCTGTACATCTCCTACCTGCGGCGGAAGATCGACGCGGGACGCGAACCGATGATCCACACCCGGCGCGGCGCCGGGTACCTGATCAAGCCCGCCGTGTCATGA
- a CDS encoding antibiotic biosynthesis monooxygenase family protein encodes MSEQRVAPVAAFQPPYYAVVFTSLRTEGDAGYGGTAERLGELVKDVPGFLGEDSARTPGGLAITVAYFRDLDAIEQWRMQPEHRMAKEYGRAHWYERYCLHIAKVEHSHGYERTPQAILTEHTS; translated from the coding sequence ATGAGCGAACAGCGCGTAGCACCTGTTGCCGCCTTTCAACCCCCCTACTACGCCGTGGTCTTCACCTCCCTGCGCACCGAGGGGGACGCGGGGTACGGCGGGACCGCCGAGCGGCTGGGCGAGCTGGTCAAGGACGTCCCGGGGTTCCTGGGCGAGGACTCGGCGCGCACCCCGGGCGGACTCGCGATCACCGTCGCGTACTTCCGCGATCTGGACGCGATCGAGCAGTGGCGGATGCAGCCCGAGCACCGGATGGCCAAGGAGTACGGACGTGCGCACTGGTACGAGCGGTACTGCTTGCACATCGCCAAGGTGGAACACAGCCACGGGTATGAGCGGACCCCCCAGGCGATCCTCACGGAACACACGTCCTGA
- a CDS encoding DUF2797 domain-containing protein, whose protein sequence is MAQAWKCAGLRWSAEGPELRWDGGRRSPLSWGKRVSFAVVEGAVRECAGARGHACPRRVVVPGRSAGGRCEECARLDRAHSVAADRVADDPRPYRVYLAWFGPGLVKVGITAVERGPARLLEQGAVCFSWLGAGPLMAARRTEELLRAALRVPDRIPYAQKRAVRAALPETEGERAEEIGAVYARAVELGGWPESLERAPFRPVDHVRAFGLAGAPAAVGEVGELVPGGALDGELVAAAGPDLHLAAPGGVVVLDTRLIRGWPLMPVVGGEPGFPVRHFEAGADHRQDGLF, encoded by the coding sequence ATGGCACAGGCATGGAAGTGCGCGGGGTTGCGGTGGTCGGCGGAGGGGCCGGAGCTGAGGTGGGACGGAGGGCGTCGTAGCCCGCTGTCCTGGGGGAAGCGGGTCTCCTTCGCCGTGGTGGAGGGAGCTGTGCGGGAGTGTGCCGGGGCTCGTGGGCACGCGTGTCCCCGGCGGGTGGTCGTGCCGGGGAGGAGCGCGGGCGGGCGGTGCGAGGAGTGCGCGCGGCTGGACCGGGCGCACTCGGTGGCCGCGGACCGGGTCGCCGACGACCCGCGGCCGTACCGCGTGTATCTCGCGTGGTTCGGGCCCGGTCTGGTCAAGGTCGGGATCACGGCGGTCGAGCGGGGCCCGGCGCGGTTGCTGGAGCAGGGGGCCGTCTGCTTCAGCTGGCTCGGCGCAGGGCCCCTGATGGCCGCCAGGCGCACGGAGGAGTTGCTGCGGGCCGCTCTGCGGGTGCCGGACCGCATTCCCTACGCCCAGAAGCGCGCGGTACGGGCGGCGCTGCCGGAGACGGAGGGGGAACGGGCCGAGGAGATCGGCGCGGTGTACGCGCGGGCCGTGGAACTGGGCGGCTGGCCGGAGTCGTTGGAGCGCGCGCCCTTCCGACCGGTCGATCATGTGCGGGCGTTCGGGCTGGCCGGAGCACCGGCGGCGGTCGGAGAGGTGGGCGAACTCGTCCCCGGGGGAGCGCTGGACGGTGAACTCGTGGCGGCAGCCGGGCCCGATCTGCATCTCGCCGCCCCGGGCGGAGTGGTCGTGCTCGACACGCGGTTGATACGGGGGTGGCCGCTGATGCCGGTGGTGGGCGGTGAACCCGGCTTCCCGGTACGGCACTTCGAGGCCGGGGCGGACCATCGTCAGGACGGGCTGTTCTGA
- a CDS encoding HGxxPAAW family protein has product MGEGGGTGEPVRQDGGLLGGVVREEGVETGVVRLVEGVDAGDCLAALVTWGLHVAGWGKPPGVRPRSEWGMRVRDPWARGGHPGCVGCRLAGRASRVPAVVSVPGPTVVGDGTGMEVRGVAVVGGGAGAEVGRRAS; this is encoded by the coding sequence GTGGGCGAGGGTGGTGGCACGGGTGAACCAGTCCGTCAGGACGGCGGTCTCCTTGGGGGAGTAGTCCGCGAAGAGGGCGTTGAGACGGGCGTAGTACGGCTCGTAGAGGGCGTGGACGCGGGCGACTGTCTGGCGGCGCTGGTCACCTGGGGGCTGCATGTCGCCGGGTGGGGGAAGCCGCCGGGGGTTCGGCCGAGGTCGGAGTGGGGGATGCGGGTCCGGGACCCGTGGGCCCGGGGCGGTCATCCGGGGTGTGTCGGATGCCGGCTCGCGGGGCGTGCGTCCAGGGTCCCGGCCGTGGTGTCAGTGCCTGGGCCTACCGTGGTGGGTGATGGCACAGGCATGGAAGTGCGCGGGGTTGCGGTGGTCGGCGGAGGGGCCGGAGCTGAGGTGGGACGGAGGGCGTCGTAG
- a CDS encoding VOC family protein, which yields MPVSLHHIVIDAHDLPGLARFWAEVLGWRILSEREREVVIGVDEAAPVGICFMPGPDRKVGKNRLHLDLTSAAEDREAEIERILGLGARRADVGQSGDESWTVLADPEGNEFCVVRPKTTLVQ from the coding sequence ATGCCCGTCTCGTTGCATCACATCGTGATCGATGCTCATGATCTGCCCGGTCTCGCCCGGTTCTGGGCCGAGGTGCTGGGGTGGCGGATCCTGTCCGAGCGGGAGCGGGAGGTGGTCATCGGGGTGGACGAGGCGGCTCCGGTGGGGATCTGCTTCATGCCGGGGCCGGATCGCAAGGTGGGCAAGAACCGGCTGCATCTTGATCTGACGTCCGCGGCGGAGGACCGGGAGGCGGAGATCGAACGCATCCTCGGGCTCGGCGCTCGCAGGGCGGACGTCGGGCAGAGCGGCGACGAGTCGTGGACCGTGCTGGCCGATCCCGAGGGGAACGAGTTCTGCGTGGTCCGCCCGAAGACGACCCTCGTTCAGTAG